A DNA window from Coleofasciculus sp. FACHB-T130 contains the following coding sequences:
- a CDS encoding bifunctional diguanylate cyclase/phosphodiesterase gives MKLNCKLALYSFLARFGLLKKSYTAKIMLVAFLGTHVPLLTLLITFVISNSYSWEMTVRVLVIALLATLVGTAATLYALRHLLAPVILTSAALQDYLNTKKLPELPTEFADEAGTLMADTSQTLHKLDELIHYISNYDGLTGLPNRDLFCDRLHQIVSQSENDQRLVAVLLLGIDDFTDMSHTLDRETLNLLLRAVAQRLTTCMGQTEILAHVSGDEFAIALTEIPCFESAIKLSQLLVSTLAKPFFLEGNSIRITASIGIAINDLEDPNGVDKLLQQARLALYQAKQQGRSQYQFYSPEVNAQLQERLVLENELHGAVERNEMVVYYQPLIDLHTRKITAMEALVRWQHPTLGLVSPAKFIPIAEANGSIVQIGEWVLRTACAQTRAWQLAGFPPIRISVNLSARQFEQPNLVEVVNQTLEETGLKASYLELEVTESLLMGDVQRSVNTLEQLRNLGILLALDDFGTGYSSLNYLKRFPVTMLKIDRSFVQDVTSNPDSAAVTDAIIALAKSLRLNITAEGIETQEQLDYLQRRGCEEGQGFYFSRPVPADAIAQMLQESFQQAVA, from the coding sequence ATGAAACTCAATTGCAAGCTTGCCCTCTACTCCTTTCTAGCTCGGTTCGGACTGCTTAAGAAAAGCTATACCGCCAAAATTATGTTGGTGGCATTTTTAGGCACTCACGTACCACTTTTAACCTTATTGATAACTTTCGTTATTTCAAACTCTTATTCCTGGGAAATGACAGTGCGAGTGCTGGTGATTGCTCTGTTGGCTACATTAGTGGGTACAGCAGCTACTCTGTATGCACTACGCCACCTCCTCGCCCCAGTCATTTTGACATCTGCTGCATTACAAGACTATTTGAATACCAAAAAGTTACCCGAACTGCCTACAGAATTTGCCGATGAAGCAGGCACATTAATGGCAGATACCTCACAAACTCTTCATAAGTTAGATGAATTAATTCACTACATCAGCAACTACGATGGACTGACTGGATTACCTAATCGGGATTTATTCTGCGATCGCTTGCATCAGATAGTATCCCAATCTGAAAACGACCAGCGGCTGGTAGCAGTGCTTTTGTTGGGTATCGACGATTTCACTGATATGAGTCATACATTGGATCGGGAAACCTTAAATTTGCTGTTAAGAGCAGTTGCCCAACGTTTGACAACCTGTATGGGTCAAACAGAGATTCTGGCTCATGTGAGTGGAGATGAATTTGCGATCGCGCTAACGGAAATTCCCTGCTTTGAGAGCGCGATCAAGCTATCCCAGTTGCTAGTAAGTACGCTGGCAAAACCCTTCTTTTTAGAGGGAAACTCGATTCGGATTACCGCCAGTATTGGTATCGCAATTAATGACCTAGAAGATCCCAATGGTGTGGATAAACTGTTGCAACAGGCTCGTCTGGCGCTATATCAGGCGAAACAACAAGGACGTAGCCAATATCAGTTCTATTCGCCAGAAGTGAATGCTCAGTTGCAGGAACGACTGGTATTAGAAAATGAATTACATGGAGCGGTTGAGCGCAACGAAATGGTGGTTTACTACCAACCCTTAATTGATTTGCATACCAGAAAAATCACGGCAATGGAAGCCCTGGTTCGCTGGCAGCACCCGACGCTAGGGTTGGTTTCTCCAGCTAAGTTTATTCCCATTGCAGAAGCAAATGGTTCGATCGTGCAAATTGGGGAATGGGTTTTGCGAACTGCTTGCGCCCAAACTCGTGCTTGGCAGCTTGCCGGATTCCCTCCAATTCGGATATCGGTAAATCTGTCAGCTCGACAGTTTGAACAACCAAATCTAGTCGAAGTCGTCAACCAAACCCTTGAGGAAACCGGGTTAAAAGCATCTTACCTAGAACTGGAAGTGACTGAAAGCCTCCTCATGGGAGACGTTCAGCGATCTGTTAACACTTTAGAGCAATTACGAAACCTGGGTATCTTGCTGGCTTTGGATGATTTTGGCACCGGCTATTCCTCTCTGAACTACTTGAAGCGCTTTCCCGTTACCATGCTCAAGATCGATCGGTCATTTGTGCAGGATGTGACATCTAATCCTGATAGTGCCGCTGTAACCGATGCCATCATTGCCCTCGCAAAGAGCCTGCGGTTGAACATTACAGCAGAAGGCATAGAAACCCAAGAACAGCTTGACTACCTGCAAAGACGGGGGTGTGAAGAAGGTCAGGGGTTCTACTTTAGCCGTCCTGTCCCCGCGGATGCGATCGCCCAAATGCTCCAAGAAAGTTTTCAGCAAGCCGTAGCCTAG
- a CDS encoding AraC family transcriptional regulator — MPEAKPRAIANEDDLIQIFERSPILTSQKAGWNNIFLGHFRTPAYEAPEVSSLFWHSLLIFPKTEAPIQARRTLDGKIRHEQVVEGDIVITPAQVSHRSCWNTEHDFIVMAIASDVFARAIDESAESSNVELLPQFAISDGLVLQIGLALKGVLENNPKGSRLYAETMANALAVHLLQNYSAQQPILRDYSGGLSSRQLRQVIDYINDHLDRELGLAELAAIVQMSPHYFTRLFKQSTGLTPHQYVIRHRVERAKELLLNGELTIAEVAYSVGFANQSHLNRHLKRLLGVTPRHIRQG, encoded by the coding sequence ATGCCAGAAGCCAAACCTAGAGCGATCGCCAATGAAGACGATCTCATCCAAATCTTCGAGCGATCGCCAATTCTCACAAGTCAAAAGGCAGGTTGGAATAACATTTTCCTTGGACATTTCCGCACACCTGCCTATGAAGCTCCTGAAGTTTCCAGTCTCTTTTGGCATAGTCTTCTCATTTTCCCAAAAACCGAGGCTCCAATTCAGGCACGGCGAACCCTAGACGGAAAAATTCGGCATGAGCAAGTCGTTGAAGGGGATATAGTCATTACTCCTGCCCAAGTTAGTCATCGTTCTTGTTGGAATACAGAACATGACTTTATCGTTATGGCTATTGCTTCTGATGTTTTCGCTCGTGCTATTGACGAATCGGCTGAGTCTTCTAACGTTGAGCTATTGCCTCAGTTCGCCATATCTGACGGGCTAGTTCTGCAAATTGGGCTGGCACTTAAGGGAGTGTTAGAAAACAATCCTAAAGGGAGTCGTCTCTATGCTGAGACGATGGCAAATGCTCTAGCGGTTCACCTATTACAAAACTACTCGGCACAGCAACCCATTCTACGTGACTATAGTGGAGGTCTTTCTAGCCGCCAATTACGGCAAGTCATTGACTACATTAACGACCATCTCGACCGAGAGTTAGGTTTAGCGGAACTGGCAGCAATCGTGCAGATGAGTCCCCATTATTTTACTCGCTTGTTTAAACAATCAACGGGCTTGACTCCGCATCAATATGTGATTCGTCATCGAGTAGAACGCGCTAAAGAATTACTCCTCAACGGAGAACTCACCATTGCTGAGGTAGCTTACAGCGTTGGTTTTGCCAACCAGAGCCATCTCAACCGTCACTTGAAACGTCTACTAGGCGTGACTCCCAGACATATTCGACAAGGATAG
- a CDS encoding amidase gives MDTVKIPSAIVGSSATEIAQKIAAGELSASEVVEAHIQRIEEVNPRLNAVIIPLFDQARSQAKAADEARSRGETLGPLHGVPITIKESFDVAGTVSNMGISALSQTAKQDAPLVKRLQQAGAIILGKTNVPQLLASNESDNPIYGRTVNPWNPERSPGGSSGGEAAIIAALGSCFGLGSDIGGSVRMPAHACGISSLKPTSNRLSMVGHIPLLPGQEAILAQPGPMARTVADLNLAMKVLAVPGQEAFDPSIPPVPWREPSDVKVENLRIAFFTDNGIITPSPAVRRAVREAAVSLEKRGAIVEEWTPPDLLKALQLYLQLYGADGLVTSKRQLGNSKRHPQINQTIQTASLPKPLLRVIAAISGLMGQSLIAKLFPYMGEVSVSEYWQTIDERNRYRAAFMAAMEAKQLDAILSPVCALPALTHGSSNYLLQDATYTIPYNLLGMPAGVVSVTRVRPGEESDRLPSTQLSEQTASKVEQGSVGLPVGVQVAARHWREDIVLAVMAAIEEHFQSQPDYPIHPPV, from the coding sequence ATGGATACCGTCAAAATTCCTTCCGCTATTGTTGGCAGCAGCGCCACAGAAATTGCTCAAAAAATTGCGGCTGGAGAACTTTCTGCCAGCGAAGTCGTTGAGGCGCACATTCAACGCATTGAGGAGGTTAATCCTCGCTTAAATGCTGTAATTATCCCTCTATTTGACCAAGCGCGATCGCAAGCTAAAGCCGCCGATGAAGCTCGCTCTAGAGGAGAAACACTCGGACCCTTACACGGAGTACCCATCACCATCAAAGAGTCATTTGATGTAGCGGGGACTGTCTCCAACATGGGAATTTCTGCTCTCAGCCAAACGGCAAAGCAGGATGCGCCACTGGTCAAAAGACTGCAACAGGCAGGAGCGATTATTTTAGGCAAAACCAATGTCCCCCAGTTGCTAGCATCGAACGAATCGGATAACCCCATCTACGGTCGCACCGTGAATCCCTGGAATCCGGAACGCTCTCCAGGGGGAAGCAGTGGTGGTGAGGCGGCGATTATCGCGGCTTTGGGTTCGTGTTTTGGCTTGGGGAGTGATATTGGCGGCAGCGTTCGGATGCCTGCTCATGCCTGTGGGATTTCCAGCCTGAAACCCACATCGAATAGGTTATCGATGGTCGGTCACATACCCCTGTTACCCGGTCAAGAAGCGATACTGGCACAACCCGGCCCAATGGCACGGACTGTCGCTGACTTGAACCTGGCGATGAAAGTTCTGGCGGTACCGGGACAGGAAGCGTTTGACCCCAGTATTCCACCCGTACCTTGGCGCGAACCGTCTGATGTCAAAGTGGAGAATTTGCGAATCGCTTTTTTCACTGACAATGGCATCATTACTCCTTCCCCTGCCGTGCGACGTGCGGTGAGAGAAGCTGCTGTTTCGCTTGAAAAACGTGGTGCGATCGTCGAAGAGTGGACACCTCCAGACTTGCTTAAAGCTTTACAGTTATACCTCCAACTCTATGGTGCAGATGGCTTAGTAACCTCGAAAAGGCAGTTAGGTAACAGCAAACGGCATCCACAAATTAATCAGACCATTCAAACAGCTTCTCTGCCAAAACCTTTACTCAGAGTTATTGCCGCAATTTCTGGATTGATGGGTCAGTCGCTCATCGCTAAGCTTTTCCCTTATATGGGCGAAGTATCCGTCAGCGAATATTGGCAAACGATTGATGAACGTAACCGCTACCGTGCAGCTTTTATGGCAGCAATGGAAGCTAAACAATTGGATGCGATACTCTCTCCAGTTTGCGCTCTGCCAGCACTGACTCATGGCAGTAGTAATTATTTACTCCAAGATGCGACTTATACTATCCCGTACAATTTACTGGGTATGCCCGCAGGCGTGGTATCCGTCACGCGGGTGCGTCCGGGTGAAGAAAGCGATCGCTTACCTAGTACACAGTTAAGTGAGCAAACAGCTTCCAAAGTAGAACAAGGGAGTGTTGGATTACCTGTGGGTGTACAAGTTGCAGCGCGTCACTGGCGTGAAGATATTGTTTTAGCCGTGATGGCGGCAATAGAAGAACATTTCCAGTCGCAACCTGACTATCCGATTCATCCACCTGTTTAG
- a CDS encoding AAA family ATPase — protein MIKLPGIKVLAQIYESANSLVYRGIREQDNQPLILKVLKEDYPTPAELVRYQQEYEITRSLEIGGVVKAHELRRHNNTLVMLLEDFGGESLERLLKNRYFTLLEFLQIAIQIAETLGRIHQSNIIHKDINLSNIVLNPQTGELKIIDFGLSTVLSRENTALKSPNVLEGTLAYISPEQTGRMNRAIDYRTDFYSLGVTFYKILTNQLPFDAIDAMELVHCHIAKQPIPPHIINPEIPLVVSELVMKLLAKTAEERYQNALGIRDDFVICLRQLETDGKIEDFVLGEQDISNKFQIPQKLYGRSTQIETLLAAFERITHGTSQLMLVAGYSGIGKSVLVQEIYKPITERRGYYISGKFDQFQRNIPYSAIVSAFRELVRQLLTETSEQLHLWRDKLVSALGVNGQIIIDVIPEIELIIGKQPAVLELAASESQNRFNLVFQNFIHVFCQQQHPLVIFLDDLQWADIATLKLMQLMMTDVDTSYLLLIGAYRDNEVSAAHPLKITLSDIQKSGATVNSILLSPLDLTCINQLIADTLKCDAERAKPLAELVLAKTQGNPFFLKEFLQSLYTENLLDFDFISSSWQWNLDQIQARGITDNVVELMTQKIQKLPELTQEVLKTAACIGNQFDLKTLSSVGEKPQKETASELWSAVREGLIVPVGDDYKFLQTDRNGDEFKVAYRFVHDRIQQAAYSLIPSHRKQASHLQIGQLLLNNTPLQQQEEKIFDIVNQLNFGSNLLENQQKRDELAKLNLIAGKKAKASAAYQPALTYLTNGLDLLNPPQSSLSKGSQCVAGVSPVVATGVGSAGGSSWQTQYDTTLALYVEAAEAAYLCGQFDEMERLVPVVLQQGKALLDKVKVYEVKISAYLTQNKPLQAVDTGLTVLKLLGVSLPNKPSNLDILLGLMGTKLALLGKRIEDLIELPEMTAPDKLAAIRILAIVSSASYIAAPNLLPLVIFKGINISVKYGNASFSAVMYAAYGLILCGVLGDIESGYKFGNLALSLLERLNARKVKAKTVAIVNYFIRHWKEHGRQTLQPLLLAYSSGLETGDLEYGTYSILWNSYNSYCMGQELAVVEREAAKYSDTIQKLKQERNFHYINLNRQMVLNLMGQSKNPCRLIGDVYDESKRLPLDLEANDQTLLFHTYLEKLTLCYLFGEYEEALDNAALAEKYIDSAAGMLTTTLFYFYDSLARVAVSSSPSKFQQKRLSRKVQSNQKKLKKWAHHAPMNHLHKFYLVEAERHRVQGSEVVAMDYYKKAIALAKEHEYINEEALAHELAAKFYLALDQDKIAQVYMQDARYCYLRWGATAKVNDLDTRYPHLLQRKPSNRGTLSTKLSTPPTTTGSSTSSALDLIAIMKASQTLSEEILLDKLLAKLMRIIIENAGAQTGFLILDKKGKLLIEAEGSVDEDNVTVLQSIPIQSVGEPGDKLLISHIIVNYVARTQESVVLNDAANDPKFAHSPYIKVHKPKSILCFPLQHQGKLAGILYLENNLTTEAFTSERVELLNLLSSQAAISIENARLYNNLTELNQAFERFVPRQFLQFLNKESIIDVKVGDQVQQEMSVLFSDIRDFTTLSESMNPQDNFKFINSYLSHMEPAIIENQGFIDKYIGDAIMALFSGEADNAVKAGIDMLRRLTEYNQHRTASGHVPIKIGIGINTGSLILGTVGGKNRMDSTVISDAVNLASRIESLTKKYGISLLISHKTFQSLPDSNQYAIRLIDRVKVKGKSKAVSIFEVFDADPPETYEGKVATRTLFEEALLLYHWQKLRDAEQLFAECLRRNPTDKAAQIYQQRCTQPD, from the coding sequence ATGATTAAACTCCCTGGAATTAAAGTTTTAGCCCAAATTTACGAAAGTGCCAATTCCCTGGTCTATCGAGGAATTAGAGAACAAGATAACCAACCGCTGATCCTGAAAGTCCTCAAAGAAGACTATCCTACCCCTGCCGAACTTGTCCGTTACCAGCAGGAATATGAAATTACTCGCAGCTTGGAGATAGGGGGAGTTGTTAAAGCTCACGAGCTACGAAGACATAACAACACACTGGTAATGCTATTAGAGGATTTCGGTGGAGAATCTTTAGAGAGACTACTCAAAAACCGATACTTTACCTTATTAGAATTTCTCCAAATTGCCATTCAGATCGCTGAAACTCTGGGAAGAATTCATCAGTCAAACATTATCCATAAAGATATTAACCTGTCCAATATTGTTTTAAACCCTCAAACCGGAGAATTAAAAATTATTGACTTTGGCTTGTCCACAGTCTTGTCCAGGGAAAACACTGCCTTAAAAAGCCCTAATGTTTTAGAAGGAACGTTAGCTTATATTTCTCCCGAACAAACAGGCAGGATGAATCGAGCAATCGATTACCGCACTGATTTTTACTCGCTCGGAGTTACCTTTTATAAAATATTGACAAACCAATTGCCTTTTGATGCTATCGATGCAATGGAGTTGGTTCATTGTCATATTGCTAAACAACCCATCCCACCCCATATAATTAATCCCGAAATTCCTCTGGTCGTTTCAGAACTCGTGATGAAACTCCTGGCGAAAACAGCCGAGGAACGATACCAAAATGCTCTAGGCATTAGAGATGATTTTGTGATATGTCTAAGGCAACTAGAAACAGATGGGAAAATTGAAGATTTTGTTTTAGGTGAACAGGATATTTCTAATAAATTTCAAATCCCGCAAAAGCTCTATGGTAGGTCAACTCAAATTGAAACGTTACTCGCAGCTTTTGAGCGAATCACTCATGGTACTAGCCAACTTATGCTCGTTGCTGGATATTCCGGGATTGGTAAATCAGTATTAGTTCAAGAAATCTATAAACCAATTACTGAACGACGCGGTTATTACATTTCTGGTAAATTTGACCAGTTCCAGCGAAATATTCCTTACAGTGCTATCGTCAGTGCATTTCGAGAATTAGTTCGACAACTGCTAACGGAAACGTCTGAACAACTGCACCTATGGCGTGACAAACTCGTATCAGCATTAGGAGTAAACGGACAAATTATTATTGATGTTATCCCCGAAATCGAACTGATTATTGGCAAGCAACCAGCCGTCCTAGAGCTAGCAGCAAGTGAATCCCAAAATCGGTTTAACTTAGTCTTTCAAAACTTCATTCACGTCTTTTGTCAACAACAGCATCCCTTAGTTATCTTTCTAGATGACTTACAGTGGGCAGATATCGCTACTCTGAAATTAATGCAGCTAATGATGACCGATGTAGATACTTCGTATCTACTGCTGATTGGGGCATATCGGGATAATGAAGTTAGTGCAGCCCATCCCTTAAAAATAACCTTATCAGACATTCAAAAATCTGGAGCAACTGTAAATTCTATCTTGCTCTCGCCGTTAGATTTAACTTGTATCAATCAATTAATTGCTGATACGCTTAAGTGCGACGCTGAAAGGGCAAAGCCATTAGCCGAATTAGTGCTTGCCAAAACTCAGGGTAATCCGTTTTTCCTAAAAGAGTTTCTCCAGTCGCTTTATACAGAAAACCTATTAGATTTCGATTTTATCAGTAGCAGTTGGCAGTGGAATTTAGATCAAATTCAAGCACGAGGTATTACTGATAATGTCGTTGAGTTGATGACTCAAAAAATTCAAAAACTACCAGAACTGACGCAAGAAGTATTAAAAACGGCTGCTTGTATCGGGAACCAGTTTGATTTAAAAACTCTCTCAAGTGTAGGTGAAAAGCCGCAAAAAGAAACGGCTTCCGAGCTCTGGTCAGCCGTGCGAGAAGGTCTAATTGTTCCAGTGGGAGATGATTACAAATTTCTGCAAACAGACCGAAATGGGGATGAATTCAAGGTAGCTTACAGGTTTGTCCACGATCGCATCCAACAAGCCGCCTATTCTCTCATTCCCTCACACCGCAAGCAAGCCAGCCATCTGCAAATCGGTCAGCTACTCCTGAATAATACCCCACTCCAGCAGCAAGAGGAAAAAATCTTTGACATTGTGAATCAATTGAATTTTGGCAGCAACCTGCTCGAAAACCAGCAAAAACGAGATGAATTGGCAAAGTTAAACCTAATAGCTGGCAAGAAAGCAAAAGCCTCAGCCGCTTATCAACCCGCTCTTACCTACCTAACAAACGGCTTAGATTTGTTGAACCCTCCTCAGTCCTCCCTTAGCAAGGGGAGCCAGTGCGTTGCGGGGGTCTCCCCCGTTGTAGCAACTGGCGTGGGAAGTGCAGGCGGGTCAAGTTGGCAGACGCAGTACGATACTACACTTGCTCTGTATGTAGAAGCCGCAGAAGCTGCCTATTTGTGCGGTCAATTCGATGAAATGGAGAGATTAGTTCCAGTCGTGCTGCAACAGGGCAAAGCACTACTGGATAAGGTGAAAGTTTATGAAGTTAAAATCTCTGCTTATCTAACGCAGAACAAGCCATTACAAGCAGTCGATACTGGACTAACAGTTCTGAAGCTGTTAGGAGTAAGTTTGCCTAACAAGCCCAGTAACTTAGATATCTTACTCGGTTTGATGGGGACAAAGTTAGCCTTGCTGGGGAAACGAATTGAGGACTTAATCGAATTACCGGAAATGACTGCTCCTGATAAGTTGGCAGCAATTCGTATTCTAGCGATTGTAAGTTCTGCTTCCTATATAGCGGCTCCTAATTTATTACCGCTGGTTATTTTTAAAGGTATCAATATATCGGTCAAATACGGTAATGCTTCCTTCTCAGCAGTGATGTATGCAGCTTATGGGTTGATTCTTTGCGGAGTATTAGGAGACATTGAATCCGGCTATAAATTTGGCAATCTAGCTTTAAGTCTATTAGAGCGGCTCAATGCTAGGAAAGTAAAAGCGAAAACAGTCGCTATTGTTAATTACTTTATCAGGCATTGGAAGGAGCATGGAAGGCAGACATTACAGCCTTTACTGCTCGCCTACTCGAGCGGACTAGAAACAGGAGATTTAGAATATGGGACATATTCCATATTGTGGAACTCCTACAATTCCTATTGCATGGGGCAAGAGTTAGCTGTTGTTGAGCGGGAGGCAGCCAAATACAGTGACACTATCCAAAAATTAAAGCAAGAGCGAAACTTTCATTACATTAATCTAAATCGGCAGATGGTTCTGAATCTGATGGGGCAATCGAAAAATCCCTGCCGTTTAATTGGTGATGTTTATGACGAATCAAAAAGACTGCCCCTTGATCTTGAGGCAAATGATCAAACCCTACTTTTTCATACATATCTTGAAAAACTGACACTCTGTTACCTATTTGGAGAGTATGAGGAAGCGTTAGACAATGCGGCACTAGCGGAAAAATATATAGATAGTGCAGCCGGGATGTTGACGACTACGTTATTTTACTTTTACGATTCGCTTGCAAGAGTGGCCGTGTCTTCTTCTCCCTCAAAATTTCAGCAAAAACGCCTTTCTCGAAAGGTACAATCTAACCAGAAAAAACTTAAAAAATGGGCGCATCATGCCCCAATGAATCATTTACATAAATTTTATCTTGTAGAAGCAGAACGGCACCGAGTTCAAGGGTCAGAAGTTGTGGCAATGGACTATTACAAAAAAGCTATTGCTCTTGCTAAAGAACATGAATACATCAATGAAGAAGCACTAGCGCACGAACTCGCCGCTAAGTTTTATCTCGCTTTAGATCAAGATAAAATCGCGCAAGTCTATATGCAAGATGCCCGTTATTGCTATCTCCGCTGGGGTGCAACAGCTAAAGTTAACGATTTAGATACGCGCTATCCTCACTTATTACAAAGAAAGCCCTCGAACAGGGGAACACTTAGCACTAAGCTATCTACGCCGCCTACCACAACAGGAAGTAGCACTTCCTCTGCACTGGATTTGATCGCAATCATGAAAGCTTCGCAAACTCTATCTGAAGAAATTCTGCTAGATAAATTACTGGCAAAATTGATGCGGATTATTATTGAGAATGCCGGAGCGCAAACGGGATTTTTGATTCTAGACAAGAAGGGAAAATTGCTGATTGAAGCTGAGGGTTCGGTGGATGAAGATAATGTGACTGTGTTGCAGTCAATCCCCATCCAGTCTGTAGGGGAACCTGGGGATAAACTTTTAATTTCTCATATAATTGTTAACTATGTGGCTCGCACGCAGGAAAGTGTAGTCTTGAACGATGCTGCTAATGACCCTAAATTTGCTCATTCCCCCTATATCAAAGTACATAAGCCTAAATCAATTTTGTGCTTCCCTCTCCAACATCAAGGTAAACTGGCAGGAATTCTCTATTTAGAAAATAATCTAACCACAGAGGCTTTTACTTCTGAGCGTGTAGAACTCTTAAATCTGCTTTCCTCTCAGGCAGCAATTTCCATTGAAAATGCCCGCCTCTACAATAATCTCACCGAACTCAACCAAGCTTTTGAGCGCTTTGTCCCCCGTCAATTCCTCCAATTCTTGAATAAAGAAAGTATTATTGATGTTAAAGTAGGCGACCAAGTTCAACAGGAGATGTCGGTACTCTTTTCCGATATTCGTGACTTCACAACTTTATCGGAAAGTATGAACCCTCAAGACAATTTTAAATTTATTAATTCCTATTTGTCTCACATGGAGCCAGCCATTATTGAAAACCAAGGATTTATTGATAAATATATTGGCGATGCAATTATGGCTCTATTTAGTGGCGAGGCAGATAATGCAGTGAAAGCAGGAATTGATATGCTGCGTCGTCTTACCGAATACAATCAACATCGCACCGCTTCTGGACACGTGCCGATTAAGATTGGCATTGGCATCAATACAGGTTCTTTAATACTCGGTACGGTTGGGGGAAAAAACCGGATGGATAGCACGGTGATCAGCGATGCAGTGAATTTAGCCTCGCGGATAGAAAGCTTGACTAAAAAATATGGGATTTCGCTGTTAATTAGTCACAAAACTTTCCAGTCTTTGCCAGATTCTAACCAGTATGCTATCCGTCTTATCGATCGCGTAAAAGTTAAGGGAAAATCAAAAGCGGTATCGATTTTTGAAGTTTTCGATGCCGATCCGCCTGAGACTTATGAGGGCAAGGTAGCCACGAGAACGCTATTTGAAGAAGCTTTGTTACTCTACCATTGGCAAAAGCTTAGAGATGCTGAACAATTATTTGCTGAGTGCCTGCGCCGCAATCCTACAGATAAAGCAGCTCAAATTTATCAACAGCGCTGCACTCAACCCGATTAG
- a CDS encoding antibiotic biosynthesis monooxygenase — protein sequence MILEVAILDVKPSMVNEFETAFKTASTIIASMPGYISHELQRCLETTNRYILLVRWQTLEDHTIGFRQSPEYQQWRSLLHHFYDPFPTVEHYEVVAFR from the coding sequence ATGATACTAGAGGTTGCCATCCTTGATGTTAAGCCCAGTATGGTTAATGAGTTTGAAACTGCTTTTAAAACAGCTTCAACCATCATTGCCTCCATGCCAGGGTACATCTCTCATGAACTCCAACGTTGCTTAGAAACCACGAACCGCTATATTCTACTTGTGCGCTGGCAGACGTTAGAAGACCACACGATTGGGTTTCGACAATCGCCAGAGTACCAACAGTGGCGTTCCTTGTTGCATCACTTCTATGACCCGTTCCCAACAGTGGAACACTATGAGGTCGTTGCTTTTCGCTAG
- a CDS encoding heme-binding protein, giving the protein MKLENILFPVGILVVVAIAFFAYSATAAPLPEGFPPPTPEGQIEVKQYPAYRSATVRYSGELSMAANRAFDPLYRHISSNNISMTAPVETRYPVNTLEASEMGASNERGEALVSFLYRSTDIYPSEIAQNIQVEDIAPMTVVSLGLKGSYDYSSYQKNIERLREWLAQHPEWTVVGSPRRFFYDAPYVPEPAKRSEIQIPIRRVDG; this is encoded by the coding sequence GTGAAGCTAGAGAACATATTATTCCCCGTAGGAATCCTGGTAGTAGTTGCGATCGCATTTTTCGCCTACAGTGCTACCGCCGCTCCCTTGCCAGAAGGATTTCCACCTCCAACACCAGAAGGGCAAATTGAAGTCAAACAATATCCCGCATACCGTTCTGCCACAGTTCGCTATTCAGGAGAACTCTCAATGGCAGCTAATAGAGCTTTTGACCCTCTCTATCGCCACATCAGCTCTAACAATATCTCCATGACGGCTCCGGTAGAAACCCGTTATCCAGTTAACACCCTAGAAGCCAGTGAGATGGGCGCATCCAATGAACGGGGTGAAGCGCTTGTTTCATTCCTCTACCGCAGCACTGACATCTACCCCTCTGAGATTGCACAAAACATTCAGGTAGAAGATATTGCACCCATGACAGTCGTCAGCCTTGGGCTAAAAGGCAGTTACGATTACTCAAGCTACCAAAAGAACATAGAGCGATTACGGGAGTGGTTAGCGCAGCACCCAGAGTGGACTGTCGTCGGTTCACCTCGCCGCTTCTTCTACGATGCTCCCTATGTCCCCGAACCTGCCAAGCGCAGTGAAATCCAAATTCCAATTCGTCGGGTAGATGGCTAG